Genomic DNA from Candidatus Palauibacter australiensis:
TCGTCGTCGACCGCCGGCTCAGCACCTCCGCGGCTCTCGACGATTGCAAGGAGGCGTGGGCGGACGCCTACCGCCACACCCCCCACGGCCAACCCGTCGAACTGCGCCGCACCGACTGAACACAACCACGCGTTCCCGCGGGAACGTCTTTCTCGAAGCTGGGAGGCGACGATGCGCCATCACGATCACTCGCCGTCGCTCGGGATCCTCTTCTCCATCTTCCTCATTCCCGCCCTGGCCTGTGCGGAGCCGGACGACCTGCCGGATCGGGACGCGGCCGCCGGGCTGGGGGGCGGTTCGGTCGACGCGTCGGTGCTCGAGGTGCTGGAGTGGCGGCCCATCGGCCCGTGGCGAGGCGGCAAGTCCATCGCCGGAGCCGGGCATCCGACGGAGCCCGGCGTGTTCTACATGGGGAGCACCAACGGGGGCGGCGTCTGGAAGACGGACGACGCCGGGGTAAGCTGGCACAACCTGTCGGACGGGTACTTCGGGACGACGACGGTCTCTTCGCTGGCGATCTCGGAGTCGGACCCTGACATCCTCTACGTCGGCACGGGGGATGTCTCGTTCCGCACCAACATCTCGCGCGGCGACGGCATCTACCGCTCCGACGACGCCGGACGCACATGGCGGAACATGGGGCTGGCGGACACCCGCAACCTCTCCGCGATCGAGGTCCACCCGCGCGATCCCGACCTCGTCTACGCCGCCTCTCACGGGCACGGGTTCATCCCGGACGAGAACCGCGGCGTGTACCGCTCCCGCGACGGCGGCGAGACGTGGGAGCGCGTCCTGTACGTGGACGACGAAACGGGGGTCATCGACCTGGTCATGGACCGGAGCGCGCCCGGCACGCTCTATGCGGCGACGTGGAACGGGCGCCGATTCCCGTGGACGATCAAGGATGCCGGGCCCGACAACGGGGTGTGGAAGACGACGGACGGGGGCGACACCTGGGAGGACATCTCGGCGGCCCCCGGACTTCCCGCCGGCCTGAAGGGACGGATCTCGCTCGACATCTCCCGGTCGCGGCCGAATCGCGTGTGGGCGCTGATGACCGCCGAGGGGGACGGGACGGGCGGCCTCTACACCGCCGACGCGCCCGGCCAGGCGGACTGGCTCCCGTGCCGCGACTACTACTGCTCCGGCAACGGGCTCTACCGCTCCGAGGACGGCGGCCGCAGCTGGGAGCGCGTGGCCGACAACCCCAACTTCTTCCAGCGCCCGTGGTACTACACGCACGTCGTGGCCGACCCCACGGATCCGGACGTCGTGTACGTGCTCAACACCTCGATCTGGAAGTCGACGGACGGGGGCGAGAGCTTCGCCGCCCTCACGACGCTCCCGCACGGCGATCACCATGCACTGTGGATCGACCCCGCGGATTCGCGCCGCATGCTGGGCGGGGGCGACGGCGGCACGACCGTGACGCTCAACGGCGGCCGCACCTGGTCGTCGGTCGAGAACCAGCCCACGGGGCAGATGTACAACGCCTCCGTCGACGACGACTTCCCCTACAACGTGTGCGCGCCCCAGCAGGACAACACCAGCATCTGCGTGCCCAGCCGTTCCGACGAGGGGGCAATCTGGGACTACCAGCGCTGGACGACGGCGGCGGCGGAGAACGGGGGGATCGCGGTCCACCCGGACCGGCTCGACGTGAGCTACGGGGGCGACCACCACTGGATCGCGCGCGTGGACCGCTCGACGGGCGAGCGCCGCTGGATCTCGGTCTGGGGCGAGAACTACTACGGCACCGGCGAGGACCAGCTCCGCTACCGCCAGGTGTGGGACGTCAAGCTCTTCCTCTCGCCCCACGACCCCGATGTGATGTACACGGCCACACAGTACGTCCACCGCTCGACGGATGAGGGCGCGAGTTGGGCGGACATCTCCCCCGACCTCACGCGCGCCGACGAAACCCGCTTCGAAGCGACGCTCCCCTCCGATCGCGGCGAGTTCTGGGGCCTCACGCGGGAAAACGTGGGGATCGAGTGGTACGCCGCGATCGCGAGCATCGCCGAGTCGCCCGTGCGGGAAGGAGTGCTGTGGACGGGCTCGAACGATGGCCTCGTTTACATCTCGACGGACGGCGGAGGGAACTGGGAGGACGTCACGCCACCCGACATGGAGCCCGACACCTGGGTGAGCGTCGTCGAGGCCTCGCGGCACGATCCGGCGGCGGCCTACGTGTCCGCCAACCGGCACATGATGGGCGACGACGCCCCGTCGGTGTGGGCAACGGCCGACTACGGGGCCACCTGGCGCCGCATCGACGCGGACTTCCCCGAGGACGACTTCGTGTGGGTGGTTCGAGAGGACGACGAGCAGCCCGGGCTTCTCTACGCCGGCGCGGAATGGAGCGGCGTGTGGGTGAGCCTGGACGACGGGCAGAACTGGCGCTCGCTGCGGCTAAACCTGCCCGTCACGCCGGTGCGCGACCTCAAGGTGAAGGAGGGCGACATCGTCGCGGCCACGCACGGGCGCGCGCACTGGGTGCTCGACGACATCTCGCCGCTGCGGCAACTGGCGGCGGCGGGCGCAGCGCTGCGGGCCGACGGCGGAGGGCCGGACGTGGACGATGGCGTGCGTCTGTTCACGCCGCGGCCCACGATCCGCTTCCGCGAGATGGTCACGCGGGCGACGTTCGGCGGCCTCTTCATGCCGAATCCGCCGAGCGGCGTCGTCTTACGCTACTACCTGCCCGGCGCCCCCGAGGGGGAGGTCCGCCTGTCGATCCACGAGGCGGGTGACGACGGGGCCGAGGGGGAGGAGATCCGCACCTTCTCGAGCCGGGGCGCCGCCCCCGAGGCAGGGCCGGATCTCATCGACCCGGCGGATCTGGTGGAGCCGGGGCTCCTAGCAGAGGCCGGAGCCAACGTGTTCGAATGGGACATGCGCTATCCGGAGCCCGTGGACTGGGTTCCGAAAACGCTCTACCGGCACCGCGACCCGTACGGGCCGCTGGCGCCCCCGGGCCGCTACGAGGCGCGCCTGGCGGTGGACGGCGAGACGTTCACGGTCCCGTTCGAGATCGTGCCGGACCCGCGCGTGACGACGCCGCAGGCCGAGTTCGACGAGCAGTTCGGCTTCCTGATGGCGATCCGGGAGAAGATCGGCGAGAACCACCGCGCCGTGATGCGCATCCACAACCTCCGGCGAAGGATCGTAGAGGCGATCGAGGCCGCCGCCGGCACGGAGGGCGGCTCCGAAATCGCCGGCGCCGGGGCCGAACTCGACGCCCGGCTGTGGGAGATCGAGGACCAGTTGCGTCAGTTCCGGCCCTCGCGAGAGCACCGGGCCAAGCAGGAACTCATCAACTGGCCGGTCCGTCTCGACGACAAGTTCGCGAAGCTGCTCGAACATGCCGAGGCATCGGATGCGGCCCCGACGTCGCGCGACCGCATGCTGTTCGACGACCTGTCCGAGCGTCAGGAGGAACAGATCGAGGAACTCGGCTTCATCGAGGAAGGCGAGGCGGCCCGCTTCTTCGACGCCGCCGAACGCGGAAGCTAGTTCGTGACTTGATTGGTCTTTATATCGAGACTAGATTGACCTTATGACTACAGTATCGATTTCGTCTCTCAAGGCCAATCTCTCGCGTTACCTTCGCCACGTCCGGCGGGGCGGCGAGATTCAGATCCTCGACCGCGGGGTGCCGGTCGCCAGGTTGATCGCGGCCCGGCCGGGGGGCGACGACGCCGTGCGCGACCGGCTGATTGCCGATGGTCTTCTCCGGCCCCGCTCGGGATCGGCCGCATCGATTCTCGACCATCCTCCCATGAAACTGTCGACGAGCATTTCGCAAGCCTTGGCGGAGGACCGGGCCGACCGGCTGTGAGGTATTGGGATGCGTCGGCCCTTGTCCCGCTGATGGTCTCCGAGCCTGGGAGCCGGTTGGCTCGAGCGTGGCTCCTCGAAGACGATCACGTCGTGACTTGGGCCTGGACCCGGACGGAGATCACGAGCGCGATCGAAAGGTGCACGCGCGAAGGGACGCTGACCCGGGGGGAGCGGCGGACGGCTCTCGACCGCCTTCGTGGCTTCGCCGCCGGCTGGGACGAAATCATCGATTTGCTTGCCGTCCGCGCCCGGGCGAACGCGGTGCTGGCCCGGCACCCCCTCCGGGCTGCCGATGCCGGCCACCTTGGCGCCGCCCTGCTGGTGAACGAGCAACTCTCGGATCCGCTCGTTTTCCTTTGCTTCGATCAGCGTCTTTGCGACGCCGCCGAGCGGGAAGGCCTCGGCGTGGCCGCCAGCGGCGATTGAAGGCGACGGGGCTGTCCAGCGGCGGTTAGCGCCGCCAGACGCCGACGCCGTTCTCGTACGTGATCTCGGTGCCGTAGGGGCGCGACAGTTCGGCGAGGTGCTCGATGATCCTTCGGCCCAGTTCCTCGGGCGCGATCCGCGGGGTGCCCCGCCGCCCGCGCGGCGCCTTCCAGCTGAGTTCAATCGGGTGGAAGATGATCTCGACCACCTCTTCGCCCTCGAAGGTCGCGACCGGAACGACGCTTTCGTACCACTCGGACCCGATGGGGAAGCCCGTCGTGGGGTTGCCGTCCTCGTCCACCTGGAAGCGCGTGTCGTAGATCTCCGACGCGAGCCGGTCGAGCGGGATCCCGTAGCGGTCGCGCTGGTCGGAGGGCATGGGGTCGATCGTCTCGTTCTGGAAGATGAAGTTCGCCAGAGAGTAGAAGATCGGCCGGCCCCTGTAGATCTCCACGCCGCGGAGCTGGTGCGGCCCGTGGATGATGAACGCGTCCGCCCCCTCGTCGATCGTCTGCCGCGCGAACTCCTCCATCCACGCCGGCGCCGTCACGAACGCGTTGCCCGGCTCGTGCGAGT
This window encodes:
- a CDS encoding glycosyl hydrolase, with amino-acid sequence MRHHDHSPSLGILFSIFLIPALACAEPDDLPDRDAAAGLGGGSVDASVLEVLEWRPIGPWRGGKSIAGAGHPTEPGVFYMGSTNGGGVWKTDDAGVSWHNLSDGYFGTTTVSSLAISESDPDILYVGTGDVSFRTNISRGDGIYRSDDAGRTWRNMGLADTRNLSAIEVHPRDPDLVYAASHGHGFIPDENRGVYRSRDGGETWERVLYVDDETGVIDLVMDRSAPGTLYAATWNGRRFPWTIKDAGPDNGVWKTTDGGDTWEDISAAPGLPAGLKGRISLDISRSRPNRVWALMTAEGDGTGGLYTADAPGQADWLPCRDYYCSGNGLYRSEDGGRSWERVADNPNFFQRPWYYTHVVADPTDPDVVYVLNTSIWKSTDGGESFAALTTLPHGDHHALWIDPADSRRMLGGGDGGTTVTLNGGRTWSSVENQPTGQMYNASVDDDFPYNVCAPQQDNTSICVPSRSDEGAIWDYQRWTTAAAENGGIAVHPDRLDVSYGGDHHWIARVDRSTGERRWISVWGENYYGTGEDQLRYRQVWDVKLFLSPHDPDVMYTATQYVHRSTDEGASWADISPDLTRADETRFEATLPSDRGEFWGLTRENVGIEWYAAIASIAESPVREGVLWTGSNDGLVYISTDGGGNWEDVTPPDMEPDTWVSVVEASRHDPAAAYVSANRHMMGDDAPSVWATADYGATWRRIDADFPEDDFVWVVREDDEQPGLLYAGAEWSGVWVSLDDGQNWRSLRLNLPVTPVRDLKVKEGDIVAATHGRAHWVLDDISPLRQLAAAGAALRADGGGPDVDDGVRLFTPRPTIRFREMVTRATFGGLFMPNPPSGVVLRYYLPGAPEGEVRLSIHEAGDDGAEGEEIRTFSSRGAAPEAGPDLIDPADLVEPGLLAEAGANVFEWDMRYPEPVDWVPKTLYRHRDPYGPLAPPGRYEARLAVDGETFTVPFEIVPDPRVTTPQAEFDEQFGFLMAIREKIGENHRAVMRIHNLRRRIVEAIEAAAGTEGGSEIAGAGAELDARLWEIEDQLRQFRPSREHRAKQELINWPVRLDDKFAKLLEHAEASDAAPTSRDRMLFDDLSERQEEQIEELGFIEEGEAARFFDAAERGS
- a CDS encoding type II toxin-antitoxin system prevent-host-death family antitoxin — encoded protein: MTTVSISSLKANLSRYLRHVRRGGEIQILDRGVPVARLIAARPGGDDAVRDRLIADGLLRPRSGSAASILDHPPMKLSTSISQALAEDRADRL
- a CDS encoding type II toxin-antitoxin system VapC family toxin, which encodes MVSEPGSRLARAWLLEDDHVVTWAWTRTEITSAIERCTREGTLTRGERRTALDRLRGFAAGWDEIIDLLAVRARANAVLARHPLRAADAGHLGAALLVNEQLSDPLVFLCFDQRLCDAAEREGLGVAASGD